In Tenacibaculum sp. 190524A02b, the genomic stretch GTTTAAGATTTAAAAATGTGTTTAATTTGGAAGCTCAAACACATTAAAATATAGATGTAACAATTATATTTTCTCTACTTGCATGTAATTTAACTCTAACGGTGTCTTCCTTCCGAATATCTTCACCATTACTTCTAATTTACGTTTTTCTTCATTTACATTCTCAACAGTTCCGTCAAAACCATTAAATGGCCCATCAATAACCTTAACTGTCTCTCCAACACTGTAAGGTATAACTACATTCTCATCTTTTACAGATAATTCATCAACCTTACCTAACATTCTATTAACCTCAGACTTTCTCATTGGTACCGGGTCTCCTCCTTTAGTCTCACCTAAAAAACCAATAACCCCAGTTACAGCCTTTATTACGTGTGGTACTTCCCCTGCTAAATTAGCTTCTACCATGACATATCCTGGAAAATAAACGCGTTCTCTGTTTATTTTTTTCCCATTTCTTACCTGAATAACTTTTTCTGTAGGAACAATAACTTGGTTAACAAAATCAGATAAACCATGACGAGCTATTTCAGTCTCGATATAAGTTTTTACTTTATTTTCTTGTCCACCGATAGCCCTAACTACGTACCACTTCATCACCGAATCAGCCATCATTAAAACATTTTAAAGAAGTTATCTAATCCTGTTTGAAAAACTTTATCAATAGCTGCTACAACTAATGCAAAAGCAATAGTAAAAGCTGCTACTACTACTGTTGACTTTTGAGCTTCTTCACGAGACACCCAAGTCATATTTGTGTTTAATTCTTCAAAAGAATCCTTGATGTATTGTATAAAGTTATTCATGTGTTTTTATCCTTTTAACGAGTTGCAGTAAAACAACTACAACTCGCTTTAAATTTGCACGGGTTGAGAGACTCGAACTCCCGACACCTGGTTTTGGAGACCAGTGCTCTACCAACTGAGCTAAACCCGTTTTTCATTTTAATGGAGTCTCTCTATAAAAGAGACTCCATATGCTTTATATTAAACTTGTAATTAGTCTAAAATTTCAGTTACCTGACCAGCTCCAACTGTTCTACCTCCTTCACGGATAGCGAACTGTAAACCTACGTTTAATGCGATTGGCTGGATTAAATCAACAGTAATTGTTAAGTTATCACCTGGCATAACCATTTCTACACCATCAGGTAAACCAATGTTACCAGTTACATCAGTTGTACGTACGTAAAACTGTGGACGGTAGTTATTGTGGAAAGGAGTGTGACGACCACCTTCTTCTTTCTTCAAGATATATACCTCAGCTTTAAACTTAGCGTGTGGAGTTACAGAACCTGGCTTACAGATTACCATTCCTCTCTTGATATCAGTTTTATCAATACCTCTTAATAAGATACCTGCATTATCTCCAGCTTCTCCTCTATCTAAAATTTGACGGAACATCTCGATACCAGTTACTGT encodes the following:
- the secE gene encoding preprotein translocase subunit SecE: MNNFIQYIKDSFEELNTNMTWVSREEAQKSTVVVAAFTIAFALVVAAIDKVFQTGLDNFFKMF
- the nusG gene encoding transcription termination/antitermination protein NusG; the encoded protein is MADSVMKWYVVRAIGGQENKVKTYIETEIARHGLSDFVNQVIVPTEKVIQVRNGKKINRERVYFPGYVMVEANLAGEVPHVIKAVTGVIGFLGETKGGDPVPMRKSEVNRMLGKVDELSVKDENVVIPYSVGETVKVIDGPFNGFDGTVENVNEEKRKLEVMVKIFGRKTPLELNYMQVEKI